A stretch of Vibrio aphrogenes DNA encodes these proteins:
- a CDS encoding 2OG-Fe(II) oxygenase yields MSVVFTEELAIEPTVDLKLFETITDNLANQGYSIHPNALPEPLLTQLHQHVHSMPDDYFKRAGIGREEQLMLNQFVRKDEVCWINGDSAAGQAWLDWTNQLQRYLNRHLFLGLFSFESHFAHYSPGDFYKTHKDAFKGESNRVVTIVVYLNPDWLKEDQGELVIYQDDSQQELVRVTPSFGTIVVFLSEDFPHEVLPATRDRYSIAGWFRVNSSGNNRVDPPR; encoded by the coding sequence ATGAGCGTTGTTTTTACTGAAGAATTGGCGATTGAGCCAACTGTCGACCTTAAGCTGTTTGAAACTATCACTGATAACTTAGCTAACCAAGGGTATAGCATTCATCCTAATGCTTTACCGGAGCCATTACTGACTCAATTGCATCAACATGTACACTCCATGCCGGACGATTATTTTAAGCGCGCGGGAATTGGTCGTGAAGAGCAACTCATGTTGAATCAATTTGTCCGCAAAGATGAAGTGTGTTGGATTAATGGTGACAGTGCCGCAGGGCAAGCTTGGTTAGATTGGACCAATCAATTGCAGCGTTATTTGAATCGACATCTATTTTTAGGATTGTTTTCTTTTGAAAGCCACTTTGCCCATTATTCTCCTGGCGATTTTTATAAAACTCATAAAGATGCCTTTAAAGGAGAATCGAACCGAGTGGTCACTATTGTGGTGTATCTCAATCCTGATTGGCTAAAAGAAGATCAAGGTGAGTTGGTTATCTATCAAGACGACAGCCAACAAGAGCTCGTGCGAGTAACCCCAAGTTTCGGCACGATTGTGGTATTTTTGAGTGAAGATTTCCCACATGAAGTGCTACCGGCTACCCGAGATCGTTATTCGATTGCCGGTTGGTTTAGGGTCAATAGTTCAGGGAATAATCGAGTCGATCCACCTCGTTAA
- the cyoC gene encoding cytochrome o ubiquinol oxidase subunit III, producing MHANSLAEHGQHDDHDHHDANEMKQYGFWIYLMSDCILFGSLFATYAVLVNATAGGPTGKDIFELPFVFVETMLLLLSSITFGFGIIAMKREDVTGLKRWLLITALLGLGFIAMEVYEFHHLIAEGFGPQRSAFLSAFFTLVGTHGLHVTFGLIWLTVCYYQLNSKGLNDLMKGRFYCLSLFWHFLDIVWICVFTIVYLLGVV from the coding sequence ATGCACGCTAATTCGCTAGCTGAGCATGGTCAGCATGATGATCACGATCATCATGACGCAAATGAGATGAAGCAATACGGCTTCTGGATTTACTTGATGAGTGACTGCATTTTATTTGGCTCTTTATTTGCCACTTATGCTGTCTTAGTCAATGCCACTGCGGGTGGACCAACCGGAAAGGATATTTTTGAACTTCCGTTTGTCTTCGTTGAAACCATGCTGTTGCTCTTAAGTAGTATCACTTTTGGTTTTGGCATTATTGCAATGAAGCGTGAAGATGTTACCGGTTTAAAACGTTGGTTATTGATCACCGCGCTACTGGGGCTGGGCTTTATTGCGATGGAAGTTTATGAATTTCATCACTTAATAGCGGAAGGCTTCGGTCCACAGCGCAGTGCGTTCTTATCGGCCTTCTTTACCTTGGTTGGTACTCACGGTTTACACGTTACTTTTGGCCTTATTTGGTTGACGGTGTGTTATTACCAACTAAATAGCAAAGGCTTGAATGACTTAATGAAGGGCCGTTTTTACTGCTTAAGTTTATTCTGGCACTTCTTAGACATCGTATGGATTTGTGTCTTTACCATCGTGTATTTATTGGGGGTAGTGTAA
- the cyoE gene encoding heme o synthase, whose product MLKEYVSITKPGIIIGNLISVLAGYFLAAKSEPVTLALLGYTLLGVGLVIASGCVINNIFDRDIDLKMSRTQQRILVQGGIKVDHAFLYAIVMLLLGTGLLYKMANPLSAVMVLLGYVFYVFFYTMWYKRTSVYGTLVGSVSGAIPPLVGYLAVTNYISLEAVLLFGLFCLWQMPHSYAIAMFRMQDYQQAGIPVLPVVKGIQKARQHMMAYVVAFSLVAFGLYAFGHTGYEYLIVAAISCYSWSKVTFKRMDDSDYIQWSKSVFKTSLLVVMAFSTVLGVELIPFSLS is encoded by the coding sequence ATGTTAAAAGAATACGTATCCATCACCAAACCGGGCATCATCATCGGGAATTTGATTTCTGTATTGGCAGGCTATTTTTTAGCTGCAAAATCGGAGCCAGTCACCTTGGCATTACTTGGCTATACCTTGCTTGGTGTGGGGTTAGTGATTGCCTCTGGCTGCGTGATCAATAATATTTTTGATCGAGATATCGATTTGAAAATGTCACGTACCCAACAGCGCATCCTAGTGCAAGGTGGCATCAAGGTGGATCATGCCTTTTTGTACGCCATAGTGATGCTGTTACTGGGCACTGGTTTGTTGTACAAAATGGCTAATCCGTTATCTGCGGTGATGGTCTTGCTCGGTTACGTTTTTTACGTGTTCTTTTATACCATGTGGTACAAGCGCACCTCGGTATACGGCACCTTAGTTGGCAGTGTATCGGGGGCGATTCCACCTTTGGTTGGTTACTTAGCCGTGACCAATTACATTAGTTTAGAAGCGGTTTTATTGTTTGGGTTGTTTTGTCTATGGCAAATGCCGCATTCTTATGCGATTGCGATGTTTAGAATGCAGGACTACCAACAAGCGGGTATTCCGGTATTGCCAGTGGTAAAAGGAATACAAAAGGCTCGTCAACATATGATGGCTTATGTCGTGGCGTTTTCTTTGGTCGCCTTTGGGCTTTATGCTTTTGGTCATACGGGGTATGAATATTTAATTGTGGCGGCAATCTCTTGCTACTCTTGGTCTAAGGTCACTTTTAAACGTATGGATGACAGTGATTATATCCAATGGTCTAAATCAGTATTCAAAACCTCGTTGCTGGTGGTAATGGCATTCAGCACTGTCTTAGGGGTGGAGCTCATTCCATTTAGCTTGAGTTAG
- a CDS encoding BCCT family transporter, whose amino-acid sequence MNTQKNPFTLIDKPTFFGALFLLFVAVVPLLIFPEKGAEWIAIAKTFMTDEVGILYLILGLASFFFMIYIVFSDIGQIKLGDPDEQPEFKTSSWAAMLFCGGIGASILYWGTIEWAFYYLSPPFQLESGSEEAIRWAATYGIFHWGPIAWSIYLVPAIPIAYFFYVRKQPVLKVSAALMPVIGEKRAHGWLGKMIDVLFIFGLLGGGATTLGLAAPLITEGLNNLFGIPQTTTVQLGVLLVCTLIFAYSAYAGMSKGIQLLSNINFWGAIGLLIFVFLVGPTNFLIETGLDAFGRMLTHFFRMATWAEPFGGLGDFKDTHFPQDWTIFYWAWWLVFAPSMGLFIARISRGRTIKQMVVGSIFFGSLGCFLFFMILGNYGLSLQLTGAVDVVGILQHQGTTAAIFATLEQLPMSTAVIAVFTILCILFTATTFDSISYILASVVQNNVTEEPMRWNRLFWAFTLSFMPAVLMFMGGLSTLQTAAIVGGIPLIAIAFMLMVSTVKAASLDLSHQDGYEDPVINIEDLPEVDPWSTEGVALTKFEDLKATAIEAANDERTALKAIWKLKKKIREQALTYGDNGLELGDIPPEMRQELERLTTDAMAAKEVKLSASEEAQQARIAFNALIKEKNQQEHQDASATEEKPSHQVAS is encoded by the coding sequence ATGAACACGCAAAAAAATCCCTTCACCCTTATTGATAAACCCACCTTCTTTGGAGCACTTTTTCTGCTTTTTGTCGCGGTTGTTCCTTTACTTATTTTTCCAGAGAAAGGAGCAGAGTGGATCGCAATAGCCAAAACTTTTATGACCGATGAAGTCGGCATCTTGTACCTCATTTTGGGCTTAGCGAGCTTTTTCTTCATGATCTACATCGTTTTCTCAGATATTGGTCAAATCAAACTGGGTGATCCGGATGAACAACCTGAATTTAAAACCAGCTCTTGGGCTGCCATGCTATTTTGTGGTGGTATTGGAGCCAGTATTTTGTATTGGGGGACTATTGAATGGGCTTTCTATTACCTATCACCTCCCTTTCAGTTAGAGTCTGGAAGTGAAGAAGCCATTCGCTGGGCAGCCACTTATGGGATTTTCCATTGGGGTCCTATCGCTTGGTCAATTTATCTTGTCCCAGCCATTCCGATTGCTTATTTCTTTTATGTTCGTAAACAACCCGTCTTAAAAGTTTCCGCAGCATTGATGCCCGTTATTGGTGAAAAACGAGCTCATGGTTGGCTAGGAAAAATGATTGATGTTTTATTTATTTTTGGTCTACTCGGTGGTGGCGCAACGACCTTAGGTCTTGCCGCACCACTAATTACGGAAGGGTTAAACAACCTATTTGGCATTCCACAAACCACCACAGTTCAGCTCGGAGTACTCTTAGTTTGTACTTTAATTTTTGCTTATTCCGCTTATGCCGGCATGTCTAAAGGCATCCAACTTTTAAGTAATATCAATTTTTGGGGGGCTATTGGCTTATTAATCTTCGTTTTTTTGGTCGGCCCAACCAACTTTCTAATTGAGACCGGGTTAGACGCTTTCGGGCGTATGCTGACTCATTTCTTTAGAATGGCCACTTGGGCGGAACCCTTTGGCGGATTAGGTGATTTCAAAGATACACACTTCCCACAAGATTGGACCATTTTCTACTGGGCTTGGTGGCTAGTCTTCGCACCAAGCATGGGGCTATTTATTGCTCGTATTTCTCGTGGACGTACCATCAAACAAATGGTCGTCGGCTCTATTTTCTTTGGTTCGCTTGGATGCTTTCTCTTTTTTATGATTTTAGGTAATTATGGATTATCTTTGCAGCTCACCGGTGCAGTGGATGTTGTAGGGATTTTACAACACCAAGGCACAACAGCAGCGATCTTCGCAACGCTAGAACAATTACCTATGAGCACCGCAGTTATTGCTGTATTTACCATTCTTTGTATTTTATTTACAGCAACAACCTTTGATTCCATCTCTTACATCCTAGCTTCTGTAGTGCAAAATAATGTAACTGAGGAACCAATGCGTTGGAACCGCTTATTCTGGGCATTTACGTTATCTTTCATGCCTGCTGTTCTGATGTTTATGGGTGGATTATCGACATTACAAACGGCGGCTATTGTCGGCGGTATTCCATTAATTGCGATTGCTTTTATGCTAATGGTTTCAACCGTAAAAGCAGCTTCTTTAGATTTATCACACCAAGATGGTTATGAAGATCCTGTCATTAATATCGAAGACTTACCAGAGGTCGACCCGTGGTCAACCGAAGGGGTAGCTTTAACTAAGTTTGAAGATCTCAAAGCAACTGCGATAGAAGCCGCTAATGATGAACGTACAGCATTAAAAGCCATTTGGAAATTGAAAAAGAAAATCCGTGAGCAAGCCTTAACTTATGGAGATAATGGTTTAGAGTTAGGTGACATTCCACCTGAAATGCGACAAGAACTGGAACGTTTAACAACCGATGCGATGGCAGCCAAAGAAGTGAAATTATCCGCATCTGAAGAAGCGCAGCAGGCACGTATAGCATTTAATGCTTTGATAAAAGAAAAAAATCAACAAGAGCATCAAGATGCTTCGGCAACAGAGGAAAAACCTTCCCACCAAGTCGCCAGTTAA
- the cyoD gene encoding cytochrome o ubiquinol oxidase subunit IV gives MSNSSVSKNHDQSGAKGYLIGFVASLILTIIPFYFAYTGIVSRETTIEILIITAVAQLLVHLVYFLHMDSSEKGKFNALSFAFTVVIVFIVVAGSIWIMWNLNHNMMM, from the coding sequence ATGTCTAATTCATCGGTATCTAAAAACCATGACCAGTCTGGTGCGAAAGGTTATCTGATTGGCTTTGTGGCTTCACTTATTCTGACGATTATCCCATTTTACTTTGCCTATACTGGGATAGTGTCGCGTGAAACCACGATTGAGATTTTGATCATCACCGCCGTGGCTCAATTACTGGTTCATCTGGTGTATTTTTTACACATGGACAGCTCAGAGAAGGGCAAGTTTAACGCCTTGTCTTTCGCCTTCACCGTCGTGATTGTCTTTATTGTGGTCGCTGGGTCTATTTGGATCATGTGGAACCTAAACCACAATATGATGATGTAG
- the cyoA gene encoding ubiquinol oxidase subunit II, translating into MEASRYKNILSRGGMLLAPLLLSGCESALLDPKGVIGIQEKELIITALLLMLIVVIPVILMTVFFSYKYRSTNQEGKYDPEWAHSTKIEVVVWTIPIIIIAILGTITWRTTHELEQSKPLVSEIDHMTIEVVSLDWKWLFIYPEQHIATVNYVAFPKDVPIKFKVTSDNIMNSFFIPRLGSQIYAMPGMMTSVHLMANEANDYKGISASYSGAGFSGMKFTAHVTNTPEEFNDWVKSVKQQPNALVMKDFDGYRELAKPSENVPVTYYSSVPEHLFADVVKQYKGSLNSSEQGMSEGHSMDMAKQ; encoded by the coding sequence ATGGAAGCCTCAAGATACAAAAACATTTTGTCACGGGGAGGGATGCTGTTAGCGCCTTTGCTGTTGTCAGGATGTGAATCTGCTTTGCTGGATCCGAAAGGGGTCATTGGCATTCAAGAAAAAGAATTGATCATCACCGCGTTATTACTGATGTTGATCGTTGTTATTCCTGTCATCTTGATGACGGTATTTTTTTCGTATAAATATCGTTCAACGAATCAAGAGGGGAAATACGATCCAGAATGGGCGCATTCAACCAAAATAGAAGTGGTGGTGTGGACAATTCCTATCATTATTATTGCCATTTTAGGCACGATCACTTGGCGTACAACTCATGAACTGGAGCAATCTAAGCCTCTCGTGAGTGAGATTGACCACATGACCATTGAAGTCGTTTCTTTAGATTGGAAATGGTTATTTATTTACCCGGAACAACATATAGCAACGGTCAATTATGTGGCTTTCCCTAAAGATGTGCCGATTAAATTCAAAGTCACCTCAGACAACATCATGAACTCCTTCTTTATTCCACGCTTGGGCAGTCAAATTTATGCCATGCCAGGCATGATGACGAGTGTGCATCTGATGGCTAATGAAGCGAATGATTATAAAGGGATTTCAGCCAGTTATAGCGGTGCTGGATTCTCTGGAATGAAATTTACTGCTCATGTCACTAACACACCTGAAGAATTTAATGACTGGGTCAAGTCGGTGAAACAGCAACCGAATGCCTTAGTGATGAAAGATTTTGATGGATATCGTGAATTGGCGAAACCGAGTGAGAATGTGCCGGTGACGTATTACTCCAGCGTTCCAGAACATTTATTTGCGGATGTGGTTAAGCAATATAAAGGATCTTTAAACTCAAGCGAACAAGGCATGAGTGAAGGGCATTCTATGGATATGGCGAAACAGTAA
- a CDS encoding SulP family inorganic anion transporter produces MKTAWINEWFPGLSQLKNYEKVWLGDDVRAALSVVAVALPVAIAYAQLTGVSAIVGLYSCVLPMLVYALVGTSKQLIVGPDAATCAVIAAVVTPLAAGDTVKHWQLVITMTAMTGAWCLIASKFKLGIFADFLSRPILLGLLNGVAITIVVGQLFKVFGITYNESYLIEQVWEAPSQWVNIHWQTVIVSAITFSIYLACKKLRPSWPAAMIAIIIASLFVWLCDLESIGVHVVGMVQGGLPVFQAPEFDIGISRELVMPALNLAMVSFVSMMLTARSFAAKNGYDIDADKEFRALGLMNLASAFSQGFAISGADSRTAVNDANGGKTQLVSIIAALIIAIIAILAYQPLKFIPVAALGVVLIIASLSLIDLKGIWGLRRRNKDAFYLSTITFIAVLVIGVIPGITMAVLLGLFQFIRIVMRPTDQVLGLDAKGTVRSLGSSGKAQPIPGLVIYRFNSPLTYFNAAHFKRRLLHHVAEAGSDGVNCVIIDAVASFTHLDVSVMAVIDDIQTILKKRGIRLVLAGHKRRLKQWCALSGIKVGEEGIRIRADMYLAIKMSGCYQEAVSEGQVPEVVKEKLPEEQVHTQPEV; encoded by the coding sequence TTGAAAACGGCATGGATCAATGAATGGTTTCCAGGTTTATCTCAATTAAAAAATTATGAGAAAGTTTGGCTAGGGGATGATGTCCGAGCGGCATTATCTGTCGTAGCCGTTGCGCTTCCTGTGGCGATCGCTTATGCGCAATTAACTGGTGTGAGTGCAATTGTTGGTTTGTATTCTTGCGTATTGCCGATGTTGGTGTATGCCCTAGTTGGAACCTCAAAGCAATTGATCGTTGGCCCGGATGCGGCGACCTGTGCGGTCATTGCTGCGGTAGTGACGCCATTAGCGGCCGGAGACACAGTGAAACATTGGCAGCTGGTGATCACCATGACGGCCATGACTGGCGCTTGGTGTTTAATTGCCAGTAAGTTTAAATTAGGCATTTTTGCCGACTTCCTATCTCGTCCTATTTTATTGGGCTTATTAAATGGTGTTGCCATCACAATCGTGGTGGGGCAATTATTTAAAGTTTTTGGCATTACCTACAATGAATCCTACCTGATTGAACAAGTGTGGGAAGCGCCTTCACAGTGGGTGAATATTCACTGGCAAACGGTTATCGTCAGCGCTATTACCTTTAGTATCTATCTTGCTTGCAAAAAATTAAGACCCTCTTGGCCTGCGGCGATGATTGCCATCATTATTGCCAGCTTATTTGTTTGGTTGTGCGATCTTGAGAGTATTGGCGTTCATGTGGTTGGCATGGTGCAAGGTGGACTACCGGTTTTTCAAGCTCCGGAGTTTGATATCGGGATCAGTCGTGAATTAGTGATGCCAGCGTTAAACCTTGCGATGGTCAGTTTTGTGAGTATGATGCTGACCGCTCGAAGCTTTGCGGCTAAAAATGGTTATGATATTGATGCCGATAAAGAATTTCGCGCACTTGGGTTGATGAACCTCGCCTCGGCTTTTTCACAAGGTTTTGCTATCAGTGGCGCAGATTCACGCACTGCGGTTAATGATGCCAATGGAGGCAAAACTCAATTGGTTTCAATTATTGCAGCCTTAATTATTGCCATTATTGCGATCTTAGCTTACCAACCATTGAAGTTTATTCCGGTGGCAGCTTTAGGTGTGGTGCTGATCATTGCCTCACTCTCTTTGATCGATTTGAAAGGAATTTGGGGACTACGCAGACGTAATAAAGACGCCTTTTACTTATCGACCATTACTTTTATTGCGGTGTTGGTGATTGGGGTGATTCCCGGTATTACTATGGCGGTGTTATTAGGGTTATTCCAATTTATCCGCATTGTAATGCGACCAACCGATCAAGTGCTTGGTTTGGATGCCAAAGGTACGGTCAGAAGTTTAGGGAGTTCAGGGAAAGCGCAGCCCATCCCCGGCTTGGTGATTTATCGCTTTAATTCACCATTAACTTATTTTAATGCCGCGCACTTTAAGCGTCGTTTATTGCATCATGTGGCCGAAGCGGGTAGTGATGGGGTTAACTGCGTGATTATTGATGCGGTTGCCAGTTTTACTCATCTTGATGTCAGTGTGATGGCGGTCATTGATGATATTCAAACTATCTTGAAAAAGCGTGGTATTCGTTTGGTGTTAGCTGGCCATAAACGTCGTTTAAAACAATGGTGTGCTTTATCCGGTATTAAAGTCGGAGAAGAGGGCATTCGTATCCGTGCGGATATGTACTTAGCGATTAAAATGAGTGGCTGTTACCAAGAAGCGGTCAGTGAAGGGCAAGTGCCTGAAGTGGTTAAAGAAAAGCTTCCTGAAGAGCAAGTTCATACTCAACCTGAAGTCTAG
- the cyoB gene encoding cytochrome o ubiquinol oxidase subunit I, with amino-acid sequence MFGRLSLDSVPYHEPIIMVTLTIIAIVGLAVVAAITHYGKWQYLWSEWFTSVDHKKIGFMYIAVALIMLIRGFSDAVMMRSQQLLSSAGEAGYLPPEHYDQIFSAHGVIMIFFVAMPLIIGLMNIVVPLQIGARDVAFPYLNNLSFWLFVVGVILTNVSLGVGEFARTGWLAYPPLSGIKASPGTGVDYWIWALQISGIGTTLSGVNFFTTIMRMRTPSMPLMKMPVFTWASLCANVLIIISFPILTVTIALLTLDRYLGTHFFTNDMGGNMMMYVNLIWAWGHPEVYILILPIFGVYSEVVATFSRKKLFGYTSLVWATVVITILAFVVWLHHFFTMGSGANVNAFFGIATMIISIPTGVKIFNWLFTMYRGRVEFTSPMLWMIGFLITFTVGGMTGVLMAVPGADFVLHNSVFLIAHFHNVIIGGVVFGCFAGVTYWFPKATGFMLDEKWGKRAFWCWIIGFLFAFIPLYALGFMGMTRRLSQHIDPEYFPLLATAAFGTFIIFCGVLCQAMQFIVSIRDREQNRDLTGDPWDGRTLEWATSSPPPFYNFAKSPMGDELDAFWYQKQNGVAGIEAKLNEKEEYTPIHMPKNTATGLVISGFSLIFGFAMIWYIWWLAIVGVVGVIVTAIVHSFNEDRDYYVTVEEIKAIEQAHKEQLKKAQAQQTNPSDDEDMEVDYAR; translated from the coding sequence ATGTTTGGAAGACTTTCTCTCGACAGCGTGCCATACCATGAACCTATTATCATGGTGACCTTGACGATCATTGCGATCGTGGGTTTAGCGGTTGTCGCAGCTATTACTCATTACGGTAAATGGCAATATTTATGGTCAGAATGGTTTACCTCGGTTGATCATAAAAAAATCGGTTTTATGTACATTGCGGTAGCCTTGATTATGTTGATTCGCGGCTTCTCAGATGCCGTGATGATGCGCAGTCAGCAGCTCCTTTCTTCGGCTGGTGAAGCAGGTTATCTGCCCCCTGAACACTATGACCAAATTTTTAGTGCTCACGGCGTGATCATGATTTTCTTTGTCGCCATGCCATTAATTATTGGTTTGATGAACATTGTGGTGCCGTTGCAAATCGGTGCTCGCGATGTGGCTTTCCCATATTTGAATAACCTGAGCTTTTGGTTGTTTGTGGTGGGCGTAATCTTAACTAATGTGTCTCTCGGTGTTGGGGAATTTGCCCGTACTGGTTGGTTGGCGTATCCACCATTATCTGGCATCAAAGCCAGCCCAGGAACAGGGGTAGATTATTGGATTTGGGCGCTGCAAATATCGGGTATAGGAACCACGTTATCAGGGGTTAACTTCTTTACCACGATCATGCGTATGCGGACGCCATCCATGCCGCTCATGAAAATGCCTGTCTTTACTTGGGCTTCATTGTGCGCCAACGTTTTGATCATTATTTCATTCCCAATTCTTACCGTGACGATTGCTCTATTAACGCTTGACCGTTACCTCGGAACCCATTTCTTTACCAATGATATGGGCGGTAACATGATGATGTACGTTAACTTAATTTGGGCATGGGGACACCCGGAAGTGTACATTCTGATCTTGCCTATTTTTGGTGTGTACTCTGAAGTGGTTGCCACCTTCTCACGTAAAAAACTGTTTGGTTACACCTCACTAGTTTGGGCAACCGTTGTGATCACCATCTTAGCCTTTGTCGTATGGTTACATCACTTCTTTACCATGGGTTCAGGGGCGAACGTTAATGCCTTCTTTGGGATTGCTACCATGATTATCTCAATTCCGACAGGGGTTAAGATCTTCAACTGGTTATTTACTATGTACCGTGGTCGTGTGGAATTTACCTCTCCAATGTTATGGATGATCGGTTTTCTTATTACCTTTACGGTTGGTGGGATGACAGGGGTACTGATGGCCGTACCTGGTGCCGATTTCGTATTACATAACAGTGTGTTCCTGATCGCGCATTTCCATAACGTGATTATTGGTGGGGTGGTGTTTGGCTGTTTCGCCGGTGTGACCTATTGGTTCCCGAAAGCCACGGGTTTTATGTTGGATGAAAAATGGGGCAAGCGTGCCTTCTGGTGCTGGATTATTGGTTTCTTATTTGCCTTTATTCCACTGTACGCCTTGGGCTTTATGGGGATGACTCGTCGTTTGAGCCAGCATATTGACCCTGAATACTTCCCGCTGTTAGCGACGGCAGCATTCGGTACTTTCATTATTTTCTGTGGCGTATTGTGTCAAGCGATGCAATTTATTGTCAGTATCCGCGACCGTGAACAAAACCGCGATCTGACCGGTGACCCATGGGATGGACGGACATTAGAGTGGGCAACATCATCACCACCGCCATTTTATAACTTTGCTAAGTCGCCAATGGGTGATGAGCTAGATGCTTTCTGGTATCAAAAACAAAATGGTGTCGCTGGGATTGAAGCTAAGCTGAACGAAAAAGAAGAATACACCCCGATTCACATGCCGAAAAATACCGCAACAGGGTTAGTGATTTCTGGATTCTCTTTGATTTTCGGTTTTGCCATGATTTGGTATATCTGGTGGCTCGCCATTGTGGGAGTTGTCGGCGTTATTGTGACTGCCATTGTTCACAGCTTTAATGAAGACCGAGATTATTACGTGACGGTAGAAGAAATTAAAGCTATTGAACAAGCCCATAAAGAACAGCTGAAAAAAGCCCAAGCACAACAAACTAATCCGTCAGATGATGAAGATATGGAGGTCGATTATGCACGCTAA